Genomic DNA from Leptolyngbya sp. CCY15150:
GGATGGGGTAATCGGGTGTTAGATCCCCGGTTTCTTTAAGAAACCGGGGATCTGGGTGTTCAAGTTTTTCTCGTTTCAGGGCCACAACTTCGAGAGTAGCGCATGGAGGTCTTGCATACCTGGGTAGGGTCGAGGACTATATAGGGGCGTTGACCTCTAGCTCAATAGGACTGATCTGCGATGCGTTGTTCCCGTTCTCGGAAGTCTGCTCTACTGATGCCTTGTCCTGTAAGGGATTGGGGTGTTGGTTCGCTATTGCTGCGGGGGGCTGCCCGGCGGCGGATGGCAGCGGTGGTAATGGCGCTGGCGCTGGTGGCTCCGATGGTGCCGGGGGTGGGGGAGATGCCGGCGGCGGTGGCTCAGACGTTGACGACTGAGCAAGCTGCTGCTTTGGCAGAGGCGGAGCGGTTGAATCAACAAGCATGGCAACTATATCAACAGGGGCAGTATGGTGAGGCTATTCCGCTAGTTCAGCAAGCCTTAGCGATTCTTGAAACCGCCCTGGGCGAGAATTATCCCGATGTGGCTACCAGCCTCAATAATCTGGCCGCGTTGTATCAAGCTCGGGGGAATTACGCCGCTGCAGAACCCCTCTTGCAGCGATCGCTCACAATTCTTGAAATTGCATTGGGCGAAACACATCCTATTGTTGCCATTAGCCTCAATAACCTGGCCGTTTTGTATCAAGATCAGGGGAATTACACGGCGGCGGAACCGCTCTATCAGCGATCGCTCACAATTCTTGAAATTGCATTGGGCGAAACGCATCCCAATGTCGCCCAAAGCCTCAATAATCTGGCTGCACTATATCGCGATCAGGGGAATTACGCGGCGGCGGAACCGCTCTATCAGCGATCGCTCACAATTCTTGAAACCACATTGAGCGAAACACATCCCGATGTCGCCAACAGCCTCAATGGTTTGGCCTCATTGTATCAAGATCAGGGGAATTACACGGCGGCGGAACCGCTTTATCAACGATCGCTCTCTATCAGGGAAACCGCCTTAGGTGCAACACATCCCGATGTGGCCATCAGCCTCAATAATCTGGCTGGATTGTATCAAGCTCAGGGGAATTACGCGGCGGCAGAGCCGCTCTATCAGCGATCGCTCACGATTCTTAAAACCGCATTAGACGAAACACATCCCGATGTCGCCACCAGCCTCAATAATCTAGCTGGGTTGTATCAAGCTCAGGGGAATTACGCGGCGGCAGAACCGCTCTATCAGCGATCGCTCACGA
This window encodes:
- a CDS encoding tetratricopeptide repeat protein, encoding MPCPVRDWGVGSLLLRGAARRRMAAVVMALALVAPMVPGVGEMPAAVAQTLTTEQAAALAEAERLNQQAWQLYQQGQYGEAIPLVQQALAILETALGENYPDVATSLNNLAALYQARGNYAAAEPLLQRSLTILEIALGETHPIVAISLNNLAVLYQDQGNYTAAEPLYQRSLTILEIALGETHPNVAQSLNNLAALYRDQGNYAAAEPLYQRSLTILETTLSETHPDVANSLNGLASLYQDQGNYTAAEPLYQRSLSIRETALGATHPDVAISLNNLAGLYQAQGNYAAAEPLYQRSLTILKTALDETHPDVATSLNNLAGLYQAQGNYAAAEPLYQRSLTILETALGETHPDVARSLNNLAALYRAQGNYAAAEPLYQRSLTILETALSETHPDVAQSLNGLALLYQDQGNYAATEPLLRRSLTILETALGETHPDVAQSLNNLALLYRVQGNYTTAEPLYQRSLSIVEDALGENHPNMATSVNNLAGLYQAQGNVDAALPFFERAAESREAQLDLNLAVTSEARQWAYLVTLSGETNQVISFNLQDAPDATPLALTTLLRRKGRVLDATAESYATLQQQLTPENQALLEELRQIDTQRANLFFGEPVEGQSELMASLEDRAEVLQNQLARASAVFRTETQPVTLEAVQQQIPADGALVELVRYEPFDPSGAGT